A single window of Nitrospira lenta DNA harbors:
- the hpt gene encoding hypoxanthine phosphoribosyltransferase: MERVFGRPLVTQEQMRTRIRELGKQISADYAGKDLVLVGVLKGAYAFYADLARAIRIPIHIDFIVVSSYGAKTKTSGKVKLVTDLTESIKGKDVLLVEDIVDSGLTVQYLLKTFAKKKPRSLKVCTLLSKPDRRQVTVQVDYEGFKIPNHYVVGYGLDYQQQYRNLPYLAVLDLADEET; this comes from the coding sequence ATGGAGCGTGTGTTTGGCCGGCCGCTTGTGACGCAGGAACAGATGCGGACCCGCATCCGGGAATTGGGAAAGCAGATCAGTGCTGACTACGCGGGCAAAGATTTGGTGCTCGTGGGGGTGCTCAAGGGAGCGTATGCTTTTTATGCGGATCTGGCTCGTGCCATCCGGATTCCGATCCACATCGACTTTATCGTGGTATCCAGCTATGGTGCCAAGACTAAGACGTCGGGGAAGGTAAAGCTTGTCACCGATCTTACGGAGTCGATTAAGGGCAAGGACGTGTTGTTGGTCGAGGATATCGTTGATTCTGGATTGACGGTTCAGTACTTGCTGAAGACATTCGCGAAAAAGAAACCGCGTTCGCTGAAGGTCTGCACCCTGTTAAGCAAGCCGGACCGCCGGCAAGTCACGGTGCAGGTCGATTACGAGGGCTTCAAGATCCCGAATCATTATGTCGTCGGGTATGGATTAGACTATCAGCAACAATATCGAAATTTGCCGTATCTGGCGGTCTTGGATCTCGCGGATGAAGAGACGTAA
- the ftsH gene encoding ATP-dependent zinc metalloprotease FtsH, which produces MNSRVKNLLFWVVVGLFMILLFNLFSVPTHAPEEDVIFSDFMAKIEKGDVEKAIIKGNHISSVLKDKTRIRTFSPDYPDLVKVLREKDVQIEVKPPEESPWYITFLVTWGPFILFLGLWFFLMRQMQVGGNKALSFGKSRARMLTEDRKKVTFSDVAGIEEAKEEVLEIIEFLRDPRKFQKLGGRIPKGVLIVGPPGTGKTLLAKAIAGEAGVPFFSISGSDFVEMFVGVGASRVRDLFEQGKKHAPCIIFIDEIDAVGRLRGAGLGGGHDEREQTLNQLLVEMDGFDTTEGVILIAATNRPDVLDPALLRPGRFDRQVVVNRPDLRGRSEILKVHTKKVPVAANVELEKIARGTPGFSGADLENLVNEAALWAARQNKKEVEVVDFEMAKDKVLMGAERKSMMLTDEEKRTTAYHEAGHALMAKLLPGTDPVHKVTIIPRGRALGVTMQLPTDDRHNYSKDFLYNNLAILMGGRVAEELVLNHVTTGAGNDIERATDLARKMVCEWGMSEKLGPLTFGRKEEEIFLGREIAAKRDFSDQIALDIDLEIRRLVTENYERAKRILTENMVSLKALAEALLEKEVLDAQEIDAILLQSSSQTVPA; this is translated from the coding sequence ATGAATTCCAGGGTGAAGAACCTGCTCTTTTGGGTGGTCGTCGGCTTATTCATGATTTTGCTGTTCAACCTGTTCAGCGTGCCGACTCACGCGCCTGAAGAAGATGTGATATTTAGCGATTTCATGGCCAAGATTGAAAAGGGTGACGTCGAAAAGGCCATTATCAAGGGGAATCACATCAGTTCGGTCTTGAAAGACAAGACGAGGATTCGGACTTTCTCGCCGGATTATCCGGACCTGGTGAAGGTCTTGCGCGAGAAGGATGTCCAGATCGAGGTCAAGCCGCCGGAAGAGAGTCCCTGGTACATCACCTTCTTGGTGACCTGGGGGCCGTTCATTCTATTCCTCGGGCTGTGGTTCTTCCTGATGCGGCAGATGCAAGTCGGGGGGAATAAAGCGTTGTCCTTTGGGAAGAGTCGCGCGCGGATGTTGACGGAAGACCGGAAGAAGGTCACATTTTCCGATGTGGCGGGGATTGAAGAGGCGAAAGAAGAAGTTCTTGAGATCATCGAGTTTCTGAGAGATCCGCGCAAATTTCAAAAGCTTGGTGGACGGATCCCCAAGGGTGTTCTGATCGTTGGCCCTCCAGGAACCGGCAAGACCTTGCTTGCCAAGGCGATTGCCGGCGAAGCTGGGGTGCCGTTCTTCAGTATCAGCGGCTCTGATTTCGTTGAAATGTTTGTGGGGGTCGGCGCGTCACGCGTGCGCGATTTGTTCGAACAGGGGAAGAAGCACGCGCCCTGTATCATTTTCATCGATGAAATTGATGCGGTGGGACGGTTGCGTGGCGCCGGCTTAGGCGGTGGACATGATGAACGGGAGCAGACGCTCAATCAGTTGCTGGTTGAAATGGACGGATTCGACACGACCGAAGGGGTGATCCTGATTGCCGCCACGAACCGGCCTGATGTGCTGGATCCTGCGCTCTTGCGGCCTGGCCGGTTTGATCGTCAGGTCGTGGTGAATCGGCCAGATCTGCGGGGCCGTTCTGAAATTCTGAAAGTGCATACGAAGAAGGTGCCGGTAGCGGCCAACGTCGAATTGGAGAAGATCGCTCGTGGGACGCCCGGTTTCTCCGGCGCAGACCTGGAGAATCTTGTGAACGAGGCCGCGCTATGGGCTGCTCGTCAGAATAAAAAGGAAGTCGAGGTCGTTGATTTTGAAATGGCCAAAGACAAAGTGCTAATGGGTGCTGAGCGTAAGAGCATGATGCTGACGGATGAGGAAAAGCGCACGACGGCCTATCATGAGGCTGGCCATGCCTTGATGGCGAAGCTCTTGCCCGGCACGGACCCGGTTCACAAGGTCACCATTATTCCGCGCGGACGGGCGTTGGGCGTCACCATGCAGTTGCCAACCGATGACCGGCACAATTACTCAAAGGACTTCCTGTACAACAACCTCGCCATCTTGATGGGGGGACGAGTCGCTGAAGAGCTAGTTCTCAACCATGTTACGACCGGGGCTGGAAACGACATTGAGCGGGCGACGGATCTGGCAAGGAAAATGGTGTGTGAGTGGGGAATGAGCGAGAAGCTTGGGCCGCTCACGTTCGGACGGAAGGAAGAGGAGATTTTCCTGGGTCGGGAAATCGCCGCGAAGCGAGACTTTAGCGATCAGATCGCATTGGATATTGATCTGGAGATCAGACGTCTTGTGACGGAGAATTATGAGCGGGCCAAGCGGATTCTGACTGAAAATATGGTCAGCTTGAAGGCTTTGGCTGAAGCGTTGCTTGAAAAAGAAGTACTCGATGCACAGGAAATCGATGCGATCCTGTTGCAGTCTTCCTCTCAGACCGTTCCTGCCTAG
- a CDS encoding DNA internalization-related competence protein ComEC/Rec2: MLPSLCVAFLTGLVAGSFLPFFPVGLLSILLVFILILSAGERIGGIEQPKSCLWCATLCLGVIYWTGVTPPISSHVGEDLSSGSSVEYRGRVVGLVQHAPSRLTMVVECVPSSEEGTLTRRIKLTWRDPGDAVWAGDQIVFRASVRVPTGSLNPRGFDYASYVERQGIEAVGTVTGSEAVHLLPLVSEPDWWWRSWGRIDRWRGVIRENAIHSLAQPARGLFLGIVIGERGYVQEDLQEWFMTTGTIHLLSISGSHLGLIAVVVFGAVRRGLSALPSVMLLGLSRHVTPTRVAILCTWLVVTFYALLAGAELATMRAWIMICVALATIWIGSERHLLHALAGAALLILLHDPRAIRDISFQLSFFSVLAIIWVVGSLSCQDTSDGQADTKWGVWGRHLREAVILGAAVTLVTTPLVAWYFNQVPWLGLVTNLFAVPFTGMILVPLGLLSAFMTLMNSDGGLPLARIQEHLLEWMVTALHWCAAFPGSDWRVPAPPLWSMASFYLGVFLVAGALRFRYHRAIGAVLVTTALGGWILSGIPIADGDRWRVTFLDVGQGDSALLQFPDGTTVLIDGGRRYERFDMGRGVIGPFLLNQGIRRLDHIIATHPQQDHVGGLPWLIRHLEVGEFWHTGIERSEPLFKELQEAVAEQQVHSHVATRGEEIVRGAFCRLTVLNPIRAQDRGGSSQSVSGTFLNNESVVVQLTCGPQSILFAADIEVDGLHRLAAMGQEPVTVLKVPHHGARSSLERHWIGLVRPRYAVFSVGRHNSYGHPAPDVIDAYSAIGSEVARTDRDGGIIVTGRLSTPDIQVRRMRDMVLQPVRLQECLWTCELRNWHRVWVLAHEF, encoded by the coding sequence ATGCTGCCATCCCTTTGTGTCGCCTTTCTCACCGGGCTTGTGGCCGGTTCATTCCTTCCGTTCTTTCCCGTCGGTTTGCTCTCCATTTTACTTGTATTCATATTGATCCTTTCGGCTGGTGAACGAATCGGAGGCATCGAGCAGCCGAAAAGTTGCCTGTGGTGTGCGACTCTTTGTCTGGGAGTGATCTATTGGACAGGGGTAACACCGCCGATCTCCAGCCATGTCGGGGAAGACCTCTCCTCAGGATCTAGTGTGGAGTATCGGGGGCGAGTTGTCGGCCTCGTTCAGCATGCACCATCTCGTCTGACGATGGTGGTTGAGTGTGTCCCAAGCTCTGAAGAAGGGACGCTCACGCGAAGAATTAAGCTGACATGGCGGGACCCCGGCGATGCCGTATGGGCAGGTGATCAGATTGTGTTTCGAGCGAGTGTGCGTGTTCCGACGGGATCTCTCAACCCCAGAGGGTTCGACTATGCGTCCTATGTCGAGCGACAAGGCATCGAGGCCGTGGGGACCGTCACGGGGTCTGAAGCCGTTCACCTGCTTCCGCTTGTAAGTGAGCCGGACTGGTGGTGGAGGAGTTGGGGGCGGATCGATCGTTGGCGAGGCGTCATTCGAGAGAATGCGATCCACTCGTTAGCCCAGCCGGCCCGCGGTCTTTTTCTAGGGATCGTGATCGGAGAGCGAGGGTACGTCCAGGAGGATCTGCAAGAATGGTTCATGACGACGGGAACCATCCATCTGCTTTCAATTTCTGGGTCGCATTTGGGACTGATCGCAGTGGTGGTGTTTGGGGCGGTCCGTCGAGGACTTTCCGCGCTGCCATCCGTGATGCTTTTGGGATTGTCGAGGCACGTGACACCGACTCGCGTGGCCATCCTCTGCACCTGGCTGGTGGTGACGTTCTACGCACTCCTGGCCGGGGCTGAACTTGCCACCATGCGGGCTTGGATTATGATTTGCGTGGCGCTGGCCACTATTTGGATCGGCTCAGAGCGTCATCTTTTGCACGCCTTGGCTGGAGCGGCCCTCCTGATTCTTCTGCACGATCCACGGGCGATCAGAGATATTTCGTTTCAACTATCGTTTTTCTCAGTGCTGGCCATCATCTGGGTCGTGGGTTCTCTGTCTTGCCAAGATACGTCTGATGGTCAAGCCGACACAAAGTGGGGCGTCTGGGGCCGTCATCTTCGAGAGGCGGTTATTCTAGGAGCAGCGGTGACGCTGGTGACGACTCCGCTGGTGGCTTGGTATTTCAATCAAGTGCCATGGCTTGGCCTGGTAACCAACCTGTTCGCCGTTCCCTTTACGGGAATGATCCTGGTTCCTCTCGGGCTACTCTCCGCATTTATGACGCTTATGAATAGTGACGGAGGCCTTCCGCTTGCACGTATTCAAGAGCATCTGCTGGAGTGGATGGTGACTGCCCTGCACTGGTGCGCGGCGTTTCCGGGAAGCGACTGGCGTGTGCCTGCCCCTCCTCTTTGGAGTATGGCGTCGTTTTATCTAGGGGTGTTCCTGGTGGCTGGCGCGCTAAGATTTCGATATCACCGGGCCATTGGGGCGGTGTTGGTTACGACGGCGTTGGGAGGATGGATTCTATCTGGTATTCCAATCGCAGACGGTGATCGCTGGCGAGTTACTTTTCTTGATGTTGGACAGGGCGATAGTGCGCTCCTTCAATTCCCCGATGGAACAACGGTGTTGATCGATGGTGGAAGAAGGTACGAGCGGTTCGATATGGGGCGCGGTGTCATTGGGCCGTTTCTTCTGAACCAGGGGATTCGCCGGCTGGACCATATCATTGCCACGCATCCGCAACAGGATCATGTCGGCGGGCTTCCCTGGCTGATTCGCCACCTGGAAGTCGGAGAGTTCTGGCATACGGGCATCGAGCGATCCGAACCACTGTTTAAAGAATTGCAGGAGGCCGTGGCGGAGCAACAGGTACACAGCCATGTCGCCACACGCGGGGAGGAAATTGTTCGGGGAGCGTTTTGCAGGCTCACGGTTCTTAATCCAATCAGAGCGCAGGATCGTGGGGGCTCCAGCCAGAGTGTGAGCGGAACATTCCTCAACAATGAATCCGTCGTCGTGCAGCTGACCTGTGGCCCTCAGAGTATTTTGTTCGCGGCTGATATCGAGGTGGACGGACTCCACCGTCTGGCAGCCATGGGACAAGAGCCGGTGACGGTGCTCAAAGTTCCTCACCACGGAGCGCGGAGTTCGTTGGAGCGTCACTGGATTGGATTGGTTCGACCTCGCTACGCGGTGTTCTCGGTCGGTCGGCATAATTCTTACGGGCATCCTGCTCCCGACGTGATTGATGCCTATTCGGCCATCGGGAGTGAGGTCGCTAGAACAGATCGGGATGGGGGGATCATCGTGACAGGCCGGCTCTCGACACCTGATATCCAGGTACGAAGAATGCGCGATATGGTGTTGCAACCAGTGCGATTGCAAGAGTGTCTCTGGACGTGTGAGTTGCGCAATTGGCATCGAGTGTGGGTGCTGGCGCATGAATTCTAA
- a CDS encoding HD-GYP domain-containing protein yields MVIGEAVRANREVRFERCSRLAEGLVTALATSDDLLIRMMRGEGEGDQVANSMHVAILSVKIGQGLNYDSAALERLALAGLLHDLGMWLVPHGIVEKSGSLSADEWSGIHAHPEQGRRVVAEMGESFDWLATAIAQEHERWDGSGYPCRLKGGEIAEGAQIIGLADVLDAMISPRPYHARVVPHQALRSLLVQYKQAFQPRLIKTLVDQLSLYPVGTSVRLNDGHIGVVSKVNARYPLRPVLLVQSHREGQTDGEAAAVDLCRETSLHIVEVLPDTRAA; encoded by the coding sequence ATGGTGATAGGGGAGGCTGTTCGTGCGAACCGTGAAGTGAGATTCGAGCGGTGCTCCCGATTGGCCGAAGGGCTCGTCACAGCGCTCGCGACGAGCGATGACCTGCTGATACGTATGATGCGTGGAGAGGGTGAGGGCGATCAGGTCGCAAATTCGATGCATGTCGCGATTCTCAGCGTGAAGATCGGCCAGGGGCTCAACTACGACTCGGCGGCGTTGGAACGTCTGGCTCTAGCAGGCCTACTGCACGATCTGGGCATGTGGCTGGTACCTCACGGGATCGTTGAAAAGTCCGGTTCGTTGAGTGCGGATGAGTGGTCCGGCATCCATGCGCATCCTGAACAAGGTCGGCGTGTGGTGGCTGAGATGGGCGAGTCGTTCGACTGGCTGGCAACCGCGATCGCCCAGGAGCATGAGCGATGGGATGGCAGTGGGTACCCCTGTCGGCTGAAGGGGGGAGAGATTGCCGAAGGTGCACAAATCATCGGACTGGCCGATGTGCTCGATGCCATGATCAGTCCGCGGCCCTATCACGCGCGAGTTGTTCCGCATCAGGCGCTGCGTTCGCTCCTGGTCCAGTACAAGCAGGCCTTCCAGCCTCGGCTTATCAAAACGCTGGTGGATCAGCTCTCGCTGTATCCGGTCGGGACATCGGTACGATTGAATGACGGGCATATCGGGGTCGTGTCGAAAGTGAATGCTCGCTATCCCCTCAGGCCCGTCTTGCTTGTTCAGAGTCACCGTGAAGGGCAGACGGATGGGGAAGCCGCGGCAGTGGATCTCTGTCGTGAAACATCTCTGCATATCGTTGAAGTCTTACCCGACACGCGGGCCGCGTAG
- a CDS encoding polysaccharide biosynthesis/export family protein, which produces MSIRIHRSVGWSLLALAVGLQILPGCRNPGQSSLPPSAISPVTQPLPPMPKGDVYADEAVPTAETPIEPGDTLDIVIRRGAGEEKFTSVVRENGVIGASFLEVMVTGLTAQQAEGRIQEQVIPYMRNPRVQVVLRKKSLKIKRIFVFGDVRKPGAVPMPRNMTVLQALAAVENYNETALLEEIRIVRGSLDRPYIVTADLARTFTYGDLSRNIALEENDVIFVPREHLGDTTEAAKKIMPIVQMAIAPFYPAFLIPAFFPTATIR; this is translated from the coding sequence ATGAGTATTCGTATACATCGATCGGTTGGATGGAGTCTTCTCGCTCTTGCGGTAGGACTTCAGATATTGCCGGGTTGCCGAAATCCCGGACAATCTTCTCTGCCGCCTTCGGCCATTAGCCCGGTGACGCAGCCGTTGCCTCCGATGCCGAAGGGCGATGTCTACGCGGATGAGGCCGTGCCGACGGCGGAGACGCCGATTGAACCTGGGGACACGCTCGACATCGTGATTCGCCGCGGGGCAGGGGAAGAAAAGTTCACGAGTGTTGTTCGGGAGAATGGAGTCATTGGCGCGTCTTTCTTGGAAGTCATGGTGACCGGGTTGACCGCCCAGCAAGCCGAGGGACGAATTCAAGAACAAGTCATTCCGTATATGCGGAATCCCAGAGTCCAAGTCGTGCTCAGAAAGAAATCGCTCAAAATCAAACGGATATTTGTGTTTGGAGATGTTCGGAAGCCGGGAGCGGTGCCGATGCCGAGAAACATGACGGTGCTGCAGGCTTTGGCCGCCGTGGAGAACTATAACGAAACGGCGTTGCTGGAAGAAATCCGTATTGTGCGCGGATCGCTGGATCGTCCCTACATCGTAACGGCCGACTTGGCCAGAACCTTTACCTATGGTGATTTGTCGCGAAACATCGCTCTGGAAGAAAACGATGTGATCTTCGTTCCACGGGAACACTTGGGCGATACCACGGAGGCTGCCAAGAAGATTATGCCGATCGTGCAGATGGCGATTGCCCCGTTCTATCCGGCGTTCTTGATTCCAGCGTTCTTCCCCACAGCCACGATACGATAG
- the glmM gene encoding phosphoglucosamine mutase: MRKLFGTDGIRGVANLEPMTSEIAMQLGRAAAHLFMRRAGRHQIVIGKDTRISGYMLESALTAGICSMGVDVLLVGPMPTPAIAFLTRSLRADAGVVISASHNAYQDNGIKFFSNDGFKLPDEMEARIEDLIVSNEISHLRPTADLIGKAFRIDDAEGRYIEFAKRSLPRELDFQGIKLVVDCANGAAYKLAPKVLRELGAKVEVIGCEPNGMNINAGCGAVHPQQLQEAVRRHKADIGIALDGDADRAIFVCEQGTIVDGDHVMAALGLDLHQNGLLAKQTLVGTVMSNFGLELCMAKAGVKLLRTPVGDRYLLERMLAEGYSFGGEQSGHFIFLDHNTTGDGLISALQMISLMKRTGKPLSELAQAMSAVPQILLNITVKQKPKLESVPDIDRAIRESERRLNGNGRVLVRYSGTEPLLRIMVEGEQDAVIKEVAEDLARLVRTHLT; the protein is encoded by the coding sequence ATGCGTAAATTATTTGGAACTGATGGAATTCGCGGGGTGGCCAACCTGGAACCCATGACGAGTGAAATAGCCATGCAACTCGGGCGTGCAGCCGCACATTTGTTTATGCGACGCGCGGGACGCCATCAGATCGTGATCGGGAAGGACACGCGCATCTCTGGCTACATGCTGGAATCTGCGCTCACGGCCGGTATTTGTTCGATGGGAGTCGATGTGCTGCTGGTGGGGCCGATGCCGACGCCGGCCATTGCATTTTTGACCAGGAGTCTCCGTGCGGATGCGGGGGTCGTGATATCGGCGTCGCACAATGCGTATCAAGACAACGGCATTAAGTTTTTTTCGAATGATGGCTTTAAGTTGCCGGATGAAATGGAAGCCCGCATTGAGGATTTGATCGTGTCCAATGAGATCAGTCATCTGCGTCCCACCGCTGATTTAATCGGAAAGGCGTTTCGTATCGATGATGCAGAGGGCCGCTATATTGAATTCGCCAAGCGCTCCTTGCCACGCGAGTTGGACTTTCAGGGAATCAAGTTAGTGGTAGATTGCGCCAATGGAGCAGCCTACAAGCTGGCGCCAAAAGTGTTACGAGAACTCGGTGCAAAAGTCGAAGTGATCGGATGCGAACCCAACGGCATGAATATCAATGCCGGATGTGGGGCAGTGCATCCGCAGCAACTGCAAGAAGCCGTGCGCCGTCACAAAGCCGACATCGGGATCGCGCTTGATGGGGATGCCGATCGAGCCATCTTTGTGTGCGAGCAGGGGACCATTGTCGATGGCGATCATGTCATGGCGGCATTGGGGCTCGACTTGCATCAGAATGGGCTTCTCGCCAAACAAACGTTGGTCGGGACGGTCATGAGTAACTTCGGACTTGAGCTCTGTATGGCGAAGGCGGGCGTCAAGTTGCTTCGAACTCCCGTAGGCGATCGCTATCTCCTTGAACGCATGCTCGCGGAAGGCTACAGCTTCGGTGGTGAGCAGTCCGGGCATTTCATTTTTCTGGACCATAACACGACGGGTGACGGTCTGATCTCCGCGCTCCAGATGATCTCCTTGATGAAGCGGACGGGGAAACCGCTTTCAGAATTGGCGCAGGCGATGTCCGCTGTTCCGCAAATTCTGCTCAATATTACGGTCAAGCAGAAGCCGAAATTGGAGTCTGTGCCGGATATTGACCGGGCGATTCGTGAGAGTGAACGCCGGTTGAATGGGAACGGTCGTGTCCTGGTACGTTATTCCGGGACGGAACCGCTTCTTCGAATCATGGTCGAAGGTGAGCAAGATGCTGTGATTAAAGAAGTGGCGGAGGATCTCGCGCGCCTCGTGCGTACGCATCTCACGTAG
- a CDS encoding GumC family protein, translated as MAQYELNVIDYWLIIKKRKYLIMLAAALVVGFTVIFSQLLQPPPVYEASARVKFDRSTTVVQQLLDSMSFSNANDLITQSEFIRSFPVMERVATQLGVVPSDLTPEQKRSAEHLNLIYNFGQQIKTQREGETNIIRITATASEARMAEQMANHVAESYRQENIAARNRLVTESRRFVEDQLRELEGQLAGAEEALRNFKEQEGQVFLTDEAKAALETFTKLEEQHNAVLRNRGEAERQIAVLSRHDGTLEQDNIRIFTEEQYAQLTALNQRLLDLGQERTALLINYTESHPVVKEISQKIAGLKAEMVRELRSKQKTLNERALALDQQIHVYRERYMAFPKAAIQMSRLERDVKVNADLLESLKVKHQELLIKSAGQIEEVTIIAPAIAPMAAVNASNMLLNIMVSSLMGLFMGVVLAFARESFDTSIGTIEGVEEFLKVPVLGIIPQFDHRELVEQAKAALPASTPPATVESLSRLICLVDPKSVLSESLRSLRTNIQFASMDRKVKSIIFTSAGLGEGKSTSVINLAITMAQEGQRVLLVDADLRKPIVHQRLGLDREPGLVDALIGTTSWRSYVRSASDLMLGPIGADRMMNTPGLDNLHVLTSGSESGNPNEFLNLNKIKVLVDEMQQDYDMVLFDTPPILPVTDAVAFSSRVDGTILVYQVGRIGRNALKRAKFLLDHAQANIMGVVLTNVKSEVTPEYGLYRYEYR; from the coding sequence ATGGCACAATATGAGCTGAATGTCATCGACTATTGGCTGATCATTAAGAAACGCAAGTATCTCATCATGCTTGCAGCCGCGCTGGTCGTGGGGTTTACGGTGATCTTTTCTCAGCTGTTGCAACCGCCGCCTGTCTATGAAGCGTCGGCGCGAGTGAAATTTGACCGGTCCACAACGGTCGTGCAGCAGTTGCTGGATTCGATGTCCTTCTCCAATGCCAACGATCTGATTACCCAATCGGAGTTTATCCGGAGCTTTCCTGTCATGGAGCGGGTGGCGACGCAGTTGGGGGTGGTGCCATCCGATCTGACGCCGGAGCAGAAGCGGTCGGCCGAACACTTGAATCTGATTTATAACTTTGGCCAGCAAATTAAGACGCAGCGGGAAGGCGAAACGAACATCATCAGGATTACCGCCACGGCGAGTGAGGCGCGGATGGCTGAACAGATGGCCAATCACGTTGCGGAGTCCTATCGCCAAGAGAATATCGCGGCAAGGAATCGGTTGGTCACAGAGTCTCGACGCTTTGTTGAGGACCAGCTTCGGGAACTGGAGGGGCAACTGGCCGGGGCCGAGGAAGCACTGCGAAACTTCAAGGAACAGGAAGGGCAAGTCTTTCTCACCGATGAAGCCAAGGCTGCGCTCGAGACCTTTACCAAGCTGGAGGAACAGCACAACGCCGTGTTGCGCAATCGAGGCGAGGCTGAAAGGCAGATCGCTGTCCTGAGCCGGCATGACGGTACGCTGGAGCAGGACAATATCCGTATCTTTACCGAAGAGCAGTACGCTCAACTGACGGCACTCAATCAGCGGCTCTTGGACCTTGGGCAGGAACGAACAGCTCTGTTGATCAACTATACAGAGAGCCATCCGGTGGTGAAGGAGATTTCGCAGAAGATTGCGGGCCTGAAGGCCGAAATGGTGCGGGAGTTACGCTCAAAGCAAAAAACTCTGAATGAGCGAGCGCTTGCCCTGGACCAGCAGATTCACGTGTATCGGGAGCGGTACATGGCGTTCCCGAAAGCCGCCATTCAGATGAGCCGGCTGGAGCGTGATGTGAAGGTCAACGCCGATCTTCTTGAATCGCTGAAAGTCAAACATCAGGAACTGTTGATTAAGAGCGCGGGGCAGATTGAGGAAGTGACCATCATCGCTCCGGCCATCGCGCCCATGGCGGCGGTCAACGCCTCCAACATGCTGTTGAACATCATGGTCAGTTCGCTGATGGGACTATTCATGGGAGTGGTGCTGGCGTTTGCCCGTGAATCGTTCGATACCTCGATCGGCACGATCGAAGGGGTGGAGGAATTCCTCAAGGTGCCTGTTCTGGGAATTATTCCGCAGTTCGACCATCGTGAATTGGTGGAGCAGGCCAAGGCCGCGCTGCCGGCTTCGACGCCGCCTGCAACCGTGGAGAGTTTGTCGCGGTTGATTTGCCTGGTCGATCCGAAGTCGGTGCTGTCGGAGAGTCTCCGGTCGTTGCGCACGAATATTCAATTTGCCAGCATGGATCGAAAGGTGAAGTCGATTATCTTTACCAGCGCCGGGCTTGGTGAAGGGAAGAGCACGTCGGTCATCAATCTGGCGATTACCATGGCGCAGGAAGGGCAGCGGGTGCTGCTGGTCGATGCCGATCTCCGAAAGCCCATTGTGCACCAGCGGTTGGGCCTGGATCGTGAGCCGGGATTGGTCGATGCCCTGATCGGCACGACATCGTGGCGGTCTTACGTACGGTCGGCATCGGATCTGATGTTGGGGCCGATCGGAGCGGATCGGATGATGAATACGCCGGGGCTGGATAATCTGCATGTCCTGACGAGCGGGTCTGAATCGGGCAACCCGAATGAGTTCCTGAACCTGAATAAGATTAAGGTGCTGGTCGATGAAATGCAGCAGGACTACGACATGGTGTTATTCGACACGCCGCCGATTCTGCCGGTGACCGATGCCGTGGCTTTCAGTTCGCGGGTCGACGGGACGATCCTGGTCTATCAAGTCGGGAGAATCGGACGCAATGCGCTGAAGCGCGCCAAGTTTCTGCTGGATCATGCCCAGGCGAACATCATGGGCGTGGTGCTCACCAATGTGAAGTCGGAAGTGACTCCTGAATATGGGCTGTACCGTTACGAATATCGGTGA
- the folP gene encoding dihydropteroate synthase: MKRNIVLAKGRSLPIREYPLMMGIVNVTPDSFSDGGRYATVDQAVERAVALVAQGADILDLGAESTRPGATPVGEQEEMDRLLPVLQAVVKQTTVPISVDTMKSRVAREALHVGASIINDVTAMRFDPDMAAVVAQSAAGIVMMHMQGMPTTMQESPRYDSVVDDVRMFFVERIAAAERAGIAKSQIVLDPGFGFGKLLIHNLELLNHLSSFDQLGCPMLVGLSRKAFLGKILDRPVQDREWGTAAAVALAVDRGASIIRVHDVANMRDVVMVAAAVRAATHTSKQEDYA; this comes from the coding sequence GTGAAACGCAATATCGTACTTGCTAAGGGACGGTCGCTTCCCATTCGGGAGTACCCGCTTATGATGGGCATTGTGAACGTCACTCCGGACTCCTTTTCTGACGGGGGACGCTATGCGACGGTTGATCAAGCAGTCGAACGGGCTGTGGCACTCGTGGCGCAGGGCGCGGATATTCTCGATCTGGGTGCAGAGTCGACGAGGCCCGGGGCCACACCGGTTGGTGAGCAGGAGGAAATGGATCGCTTGCTGCCGGTTTTACAGGCGGTGGTGAAGCAGACTACCGTGCCGATTTCAGTGGATACGATGAAGTCTCGGGTGGCGCGGGAAGCGCTTCATGTGGGCGCCTCAATCATCAATGACGTAACGGCCATGCGTTTTGATCCTGATATGGCAGCTGTGGTAGCGCAGTCCGCTGCCGGAATAGTGATGATGCATATGCAGGGTATGCCGACGACCATGCAGGAAAGTCCTAGGTATGATAGCGTAGTAGACGATGTTCGTATGTTTTTTGTAGAGCGAATTGCCGCCGCGGAACGCGCCGGGATTGCGAAAAGCCAGATCGTGCTTGATCCGGGGTTTGGTTTTGGTAAGCTGCTGATACACAATTTGGAGCTTTTGAATCACTTGTCCTCATTCGACCAATTGGGCTGTCCGATGTTGGTGGGGCTTTCTCGGAAAGCATTTCTGGGGAAAATTCTTGATCGTCCGGTGCAGGATCGTGAATGGGGGACGGCTGCGGCCGTTGCGCTGGCGGTGGATCGCGGCGCCTCGATCATTCGCGTGCATGATGTGGCAAATATGAGGGATGTCGTGATGGTTGCCGCGGCGGTGCGCGCGGCGACCCATACTTCGAAACAGGAAGATTATGCGTAA